The genomic window AATTGGTAGAAGGGTTACTAGAAGTAATTTGGCTAAGGCAAATCAAAAACGTGATTATAGGATCTTTGAAGATTTTGCATATAACTTAATAACCATAGCAAACGCTAAACTTTCTGATCAAAATCCTAATACCGGACAAAAAATTTACGCCTTTGATTCTTCTACAATTGATCTATGCTTAAGTGTCTTTCAGTGGGCTAAATTTCGAAAATCGAAAGGCAGAATTAAATTGCACACACTTTTTGATATTCAGACGCAAATACCTAGCTTTATCCATGTTACCCCCGCCAACATTCATAATGTAAAAGCAATGGATCTACTAATTTATGAAGTTGGGGCTTATTATGTTTTTGATAGAGGGTATCTCGACTTTGAGAGGCTTTACAAGATTACAAAATGCGCAGCTTATTTTGTTATTATAGCTAAAGCGAACTTTAAATTTAAGCGAATGTATTCAGATAAAGCTAACAAAGCAAAAGGAGTTTTATGTGACCAGATTGGAAAATTAACTGGTTTTTACACCTCCAAAAACTATCCTGATAAACTCAGGCGAATCAAATATTATGATAGCGAAAACAAAAGGACATTTGTATTCCAAACTAATAATATGGAAGCTACAGCAGAACATATCGCTTTACTATACAAAAAGCGTTGGCAAATCGAACTGTTTTTCAAATGGATCAAACAACATCTGAAAATCAAGTCTTTTTAGGGAACTTCGGAAAATGCAGTCCGGATACAAATTTATACAGCAATCAGCACTTATTGCTTAGTAGCAATAGTAGCACAGGAATTGAAAATCAATCGATCAACTTACGAAATATTACAGATCCTAGGAGTATCCCTACTAGATAAAACCCCTGTAAATGAGCTATTTAAAAATACAGATTACAATAATGCCAATGAACTAGAATGTAAACAACTGTCTATCAATTTGTTTTAAGTGGACACTGGTGGCATTTTATATGAACTAAATCACTATGGACTAAAGTCCATAGGTTTGTAAATCCGACTAAAGTCATCAGTACGCAAGCTTTACCGATCACTCAAGTATGAAGTTCCCACTGTCATTGCCGGACTTCCTGTGATGCTTTAAATACTCGTTCACCATAGTATCAGTAATATTACCAGTACTCCAACATCCAAAACCTATAGCCCAAAAATGCCTGCCCCAGTAACGCTTGTGCAGTTCAGGAAATTCTTGTTGAAGCCGTCTTGAACTCCTTTCCTTTAGCTTTTTTACCAAACTACTGATATCTTGGGAAGGACGATATTCTATATGCATATGAACATAGTCTTTGCTTACAACTCCCTTAAGAATTTGAACACCTTCTGCATCACAAACCTGGATCAAAAGCTCCCTACACTTTCTTTGAACATCTCCAATTAAAACGGCATACCTATATTTGGTACTCCATACTATATGTACGGTAAGCCTCGATACTGTATGACCATTTACCCTTTGTCCTGACATCAAACAAAGGTAGGTTTTTTTAGAAGCTAAAGCGAGATGCACTAAAGTGCATAGTTTTAACTATTTCTGTGACCAATAAATAACCGTAAATCGTATGAATCTGCTCATAAAGATGTATTACAACAACGCTTGAAACTATCAGGTCAGCGATGGACTATGGAAGGGTTCCAACAAATGGCACAATTCAGAGTGGTATACAAAAGCAAACAAGAACACAGGATTAAACAATTATGTCAAAATGCAGTATAAAAGGAAATTTGTCGTACACCCTTGAAGAAAGATAATCTGTTTTTAGGTAATTTTTTCTTACCTGCTTTTTTACCAATTCGTATCCCATAATATGGTAGAGCTTCAGGTAAAGTACTGTATGCACCTGTATACCTTCGATTTTTAAGTTCTCCACAGAGAGTTGCTATTAGTATATCTGGTTTTTAATCCATTCTGGTATTTAATGTATTGAAAGCAGTAAGCACTACATTTTTTCCAATAAACTTTTCTTGGAAGTGCATCATGATCAAAGTATTTTCTAACAGTTTCTCTATGGATATTAAGGTTTCTAGTAATAGCTCTAGTGGAATACCCTTCTTTCTGTATTTTCTTTGCCTGCAAAAATCTTTATTTGAATTTACTATTAATGGTTTATTTTGTTGTAAAGGTCTTGTTTCATCTGACTTAGAAACATGAATAGTATCAAAGACTCTACTTAACCTATTGTATTCTCAATTTTTTCATATTTACAGTATTAAATTTACAATTTAAGTAGCTGTCTTAAAAATGGAGAGTATTATAATGTATATAATTAGGAGTCCACCAAAAGGGAATTTTAATTCAAAGAGTTTTTATTTCTTATCAACTATCTACTAATAAGATGAATTTAAAAAAGTTATATTATTGTTAATTCTAACAATCCTTTTTTTGTAAGTTTTTAAAAATCATATGCTTATTTATTTTTTAAACAAACAAATAATCACTTAAGGTTAAACCGTAACAGTTTAAGTAAATACTTTCTTATATTTGTTTATATATGAATAGTAAATCAAGTTCATATTTTTATCTCATAGTAGTCTGTTAGTTATTAATCACTTGTAATAGTATATAATTAATTGTTAGTGAAAATTTTATTTCAAAGCTGAAATTTTAATTATTCTCTAATTTTATATTGATCACATTTTTTTAACAGAAGGAATTATGTGAGCCAAAAAGGCGAAGCCTTGTTTTATATCTACTCCATCTTTTATTTTTCTTATGTTAATCAACTTATTCAAATAGATAAGCCTATGTCAAAAAATTTTAAATCTGGTTGGTATGTTCTTTATGTACAATTATGCCACGAGAAAAAAGTTCATAACCTTTTAGAAGAAAATCAATTAGAATCTTTTCTGCCAATGATTAAAACCGTAAGGGAATGGAGTGATCGAAAAAAAACGATATTTAAACTTCTTTTTCTATCTTACTTTTTTGTAAAGGTCAGTTCATCTTTAGAACACCATAAATCACTTTCTGTAGATGGTGCCTATAGATATGTGCATTTTGGTTAAAAATATGCACAAGTTACTGAAAAAGAGATTCTACAGATTAGACATTTGATTAAAACAAATGATAATTAAAATTAACTCAACTTCCCTAATAGTTGGAGAAATGAGAACAATAAATACCGGAGCACTTTCTGGGATTGAATGCAAAGTACTTAAAGTAAATAATATTAATAAAATAGTTGTTAGAGTAAATTCTTTAAAATTAAATATTATGGCAAGTGTATCTTCATATTTTCTTGCTAAATCCTTGGTAACAAACTAAAGTAGTGTATCTGTAATTTAATTTCTCATAGAGGGTTTAATATATTAAGTTTTGCATTAAAAAATACCTTTTTAGAATATACCTTGCAAGCTTGCTCCCGGAATATGCATATTCACAATAGTACTAATCTTAATAGTTATATTATATACGATAAAGAAGTAACTTTACCATAGGACTAATATTAAGTATTCCTACTACATTTTTTATGTACTTAGAAGAAATTCAAGAGGTCAAAAACACAGATATAAAAGCTCTACAATTGTTTTTGCAATAAATAATAGCCTAAAAGAAAATCATTAATACGTAAAACCTTAATATTATGAAAATTGATTTAACAGCAGAAGAAAAAAAGAAATTCTTTGAACAAGGATTTATAGGGCCTTTTAAACTTTATGAGCCTAAAGAAGCAAAAAACATTTTTAAGCAAATCAGAATTAAAAGTGCAGACACTTCCAATACTCTTCATAATAACCCACTTAACTATGATCGGCATTTTGATATATCGGAGCTAACAAATCATATATGTCATCCAGGCATTGTAGATAGGTTAAGTAGTATTATGGGCGAAGATGTAATTTTATGGAGGATGGAATACTTTCCTAAGTATCCTGGTAGTAAGGGGACCGAGTGGCATCAAGTACAGGATTATAGTTATGCTACAGGTAAACCTCAACTTATTCCTACAGATACAACATCGGGGATACCTTTTGATCTTACTGTTTGGACTTGTTTTACAGAATCTACAAGAAAAAATGGTTGTTTAAAATTAATGCCAGGGTCACATAATAAAATGTTTTTTGATGAAACCAAGAAACCAAGCGAAGGAAGGAATAAATTATATACCGCAGTAGATTCTGATACTGGTTTTTATGGGTATAATTTTTCTGATTTTAAGGTAGACAATAATTGGCAACCAGATGAATCCAAAGCTGTAGTTATGGAAATGGAACCTGGAGAATGTGTTATTTTTTCTGCAAGATGTATGCATTCTTCTTTCCCTAATACTTCAGAAAGATCAACTAGATTCGCAGTAGCCTGTCGTTATGTACAAAGTCATGTTAAAGTATATCCCGATACTAACGAATTTAGAGCTCATGGCTCTGATTTTGATTTAAGTAGATGGGGATGTGTCCAAGTAAGTGGAGTGGATAAATATGGCCATAATAAATTTAGAACAGATAATAATTTAGGGCAACCATTTCCTGTTTTGGAGCCAACAAAATAATAAAATCAATTGATTAGTCGGAATTGCACCAGTAATAATATTTAGCTATCTTGATAACAAAAGAGAAATGTATGAATATTTTGAAGTTCGTAGAATAGTTCCCTGACGAAAAATCCTGTCGTGACAACGTTGTAAAGGCTCGTAACGCCGAAGGCGTTGTGTGCAAGAGGTGCTATGGCAAGAAGCATTATTGGCTAAAGGGCAAATGGGCATGGCAGTGCTCAGCCTGTAACTTCAGGATCTCCCTGCGCAGCGGGACCATAATGGAGAACTCTAATCTTCCCGTTAGGACCTGGTATCTCGCGATGGCGTTCATGACCTATTCCAAAGAGGGGATCTCGGCCACGGAACTACAAAGACAGCTTGGCTACTCGAGGTACAATACCATTTGGTCGCTGATACACAGGATAAGGGGCGCCATGGGCAAGAGGGATGCGCTCTATGACTTGGAAAGGATGATAGAATTCGATGAGGGATACTTTGAGAAGGCCACCAGTAAGGCAGAGCAAAAGAACCTGAAGCGTGGCAGGGGCAGCCAGAGACAGTCCAATGTGGCGGTCATGGCCGAATCGACAAAACTGGAAGACCCGAAATCGGGCAAGAAGGATAGCCAGTGCAGGTATTTCAAGATGCAGGTTCTGGGCTCGTATAATAAGGACGAGGTGAACCAACTGGTAAGAGAGAACATTGACGAACTGAGCATTGTCTTCAGTGACCAGAGTACAAGCTACGTGGACATATCCGATTATGTCGAAGTACACGTTACAGAGAGATCGGGCAGGGAGACCACGGTATCAACCCTAAAACAGGTGCATATCGCAATAAGCAATGCAAAGAGGACACTGCTGGGCATTTACCACAAAATCGATGGCAAATATTTACAGAGCTATCTCGATGAGTTTTGCTATAAGCTCAACAGGAGGTATTTAGGGGAGCAGCTATTCGATAGACTAGTAGTAGCGGTAACTCATTAATACTGGTGCAAAAGCGTTTAATCAATAAAAATCAATATTCAAAATTAATAAATCTTATGTCGGTTACATTAATTTGCCTGCACTACGGAGGAGGAAATCGTTTTAGTTTTCTTAAGCTAAAAGAATTTTTGGATCAGTCAATAGAAATGAAATCTCTTGAAATTCCGGGACATGGAAAAAGATTGAATGAACCATTACTTACAGATTTAGAATTAATTGCTAAAGATGTTTTTGAACAAATCAAACCTATTTTAGATGATAATGAATATATCTTATATGGTCACAGTCTTGGAGGTACAGTACTATTTCTTGTAACTAGATTGTTACAAACAAACAATTTTAAAATGCCTGGGCATTTGATAGTATCGGGATGTAAAGGTCCAAAATTTAATCATGTAAGATCTAGTACCTGTCATTTATTAAATGATGAGGATTTTAAATTAGAATTAAAAAAATTAGGGGGGTTTCCCAAAGAAGCGTTGGAGAATGATGAGTTGCTAACATTTTTTCTTCCGATACTTCGAGCAGATTTTAAAGCTATTGAAACATACCAATATAAAACAGAAGAACCTTTTAAAGTCCCAATTACGGTCCTATCCGGGTTAAACGAAAATATAACTCTAGAAGAATTGGAAAGTTGGAAAGATGAGACAGCTCTTTCCTTAGATTTTTTACAGTTTCCTGGGCATCATTTCTTTATTCTAGAAAGGTTTAAAGAAATAGGAGAGATTATAAATGATATCTCAAAAAATAAACTTTCAGAGAGTAGGGCTATAATCTTATAAAAGTTAAGTTCAGAATTAATAAATTTAAAAATATTATATGATTAAGTTATTCAAGTTTAAAGATGCTAAAGAATATTATGAATCTTTAGGAGACGATTTAGTTAAAGGAAGAAACGAGAAATTTCAAAACAAAGAAAAACCGCTGTGGTTCAATGTGGGGTATTGGAAAGACTCTGAATCTTTTGAAGATGCCTGTAAAAATTATGCTGATAATTTATTCGATTTTGGGGATTTAAAAGATGATTGTGATATTCTTGATGTAGGTTATGGCTTTGGAGTGCAAGATATTCATTGGGCAAAAAAACATAATATTAAGAGCATAAAAGGAGTTAATATCTCTCCAACTCAGGTTAGAGTTGCTAGAGAACTTGTCGAAGAATCAGGATTGTCTGATGTTATAGATCTTAGAGAAGGGGATGCTGTTTCTCTGGATTTTGAAGATAAAAGTTTTGATGCTGTAATAGCCTTGGATTGTGCATATCACTTTACAACGAGAAAGGATTTTCTAAAAGAAGCATCCAGAGTGTTAAAGCCTGGTGGTAAGTTAGTTTTCACAGATATGATGCCGATAAAGGAAAAAAACAGCAGATTTGGTAATTATCTTTTAAAACTGAATGCTATTCCTAAAGAAAATTTTTATCCCAAAGAACATCTGATATCATTTGCAAAGTCCATAGGATTTGATGATGCAAAATTTGAAGATATTAGTCAATGGGTTTTTCAAGGTGCTGCAAAGTTTGGAGAACAAAGGTTCAAAGGCAAGAATGTTTCTGATATTCGTGTGAAACTGAATCCAAAGGATGAAAAAAAATATAGAAGAGCTTACAATCTTTCTGGGATTAGAAGATGTTATATGTTTTCTATGACTAAAGAGAAATAGCCTTCTTTAGACTTGCCATGCATTAGATTTTTTTACAACTTCTAACAGCTATAAGATATATCGATTCGTTACGTTTTTCAAATTAATTGCAGCTAGTATGCTATTTTAATTTAATAAAAAACAATGCTTCATAGTGATCGAAATCTTCATAATACAGTCCTAAATAGATATTCCAAATTTAAAAGATATATCATCTTCATTGTTGTTTAATTCTGACACAATGTACACCGTCAGGCTTAAATAAACATTGAATTATGGGCTCATAGTATAAGACTTTATTTTTTTGAAACGTAATTTATGAAAAGTCACTTCCTCACCATACCATATCAATCAATTTCTCAATTACCAGCTATTAGCAAGGAATGCATTGAGTTTTTAGATAATAATCAATCATTAACATTAGATGAGATTACTAATAGTTTTTTTTCAGCTTTTCATACTGCTAAAAATAAAATAATTGTTTCAATTGACGAAGGTAACAACGAAGTTCTAAATAAACTGAGATGCATAGAAGAAGGTAACTATTCTTCCGTTTCTATCTATCCAGAGTTCAACACAGTAGAAAGAAAAAAGAAAGCCTTTTTATTTACAGGAGGAGGATCGCAATACCCAAAAATGGGAAAAGAATTATATGATAATGAGACTGTTTTTAGAGAAGCGATTGATCGATGCGCAGAAATTGCGATGAACTATTTGGAACATGACATTAGAAAAGTAATGTTTTCTGGTAAAACAACTAAAAAAGGAAAATTAATCAATAGGATTGATTATATGCAAATGGCATTATTCTCCTATGAATATGCAATGTTTTCTTTATGGAGTTCTACAGGAGTAAAACCAGATATAGTAATTGGACACAGTATTGGAGAGATTATAGCTTCTTGCGTAGCGGGAATTTTTTCTTTAGAAGATGCAATAAAACTAACTTGTTTGAGCGGTCAGCTAGTAGAAAATTACACTAAAAAAGGGCAGATGGCTGTCGTGCAAGGAGAAGAAAATGTTGTTAGAGGTTTTATTAAAGATTACAAAACAACAATAGGTATTGCAGTAATAAATAGTCCGTTACAAACTGTAATTTCTGGAGAGCTTAATAATCTTAAAAAAGTACTTAATGATCTTAATAAAAGTGGTTTTGAAACGAAGATTCTTAAAATCTCTCATGCTTTTCATTCTCCGTTAATGATTCCTGCTTTAGAACCTTACATTTCTTTAATTAAATCTATAAAAATTAAAACTCCAAGTATTAAAATGGTTAGTTGCATTACAGGTGAAGAAGTAGATAGTAAGGTGTTAAGTATAGAGTATTGGATTGGACATTTAATAAATCCGGTAAAATTCTCTAAGGGATTTAAAAAAATAAAAACCTACGATATAGATACTTTTATAGAAGTAGGCCCTAATCCAGTATTATTGGGCATCATTGATGAACATCCTGATTTTGAAGCTGATATTTTACAAATATCTTCAGCTGATATGGATGAACCCTGCAAATTTTACAATAGTATTAAAAAGTGGATTGTTGAAGGTGGAAGTGTTGATGATACATCTATTTATAAAGATGTAATTATTGATATTGAAAAGTTTGAAGACTTTTTTAATAACCTTTCTAAAATTATAAATACTACTGAGAGTAATGAGAATGATGCACTAGAGGTTAATTGTATTAAAAATAATGTACAAGTAAGATCGATTGTAAAAGAAGAAATAGGAAGTATTCTTTCTATTGTAGATTTAGAAAACTTACCAATTCAAAAACCATTAAAAGAGCTAGGATTAAACTCTATTAAAGCTTTAAAACTAGTTAAAAACCTTTCTAAAATATTACATCAAAATATAACGGTTTCTAATCTGTTTGATTACCCAACTGTAACTTCTTTGGCAAATTTTATAGTATCAGATGTAAATAAAAAAACAGTTAATGTTTCCAGAATTCAAGATAAAAATACGGATAGTAATGTCAAGCAATATATTGATGAAATTAATAATATGAGCTTGGATGAACTAGAACTTGAGTTAGAAAAAGAACTCGATTTACTGGGATTGTAAATTGTAGTACAATCCTATTTTCATTTTCTGAAACTACTTTAAATGAACCTCTTATTTTAATGCAGCTGACTAGCATTTTCTTTTCTTACTAGTACTGATGCGTTAAGATTTATTAATCGAATAATTTTATTTGTTCATTGACATTTTGTTTTGAAATTGTTTTGGTAAGCAATTCTTTTATTGGTGTTTTATCCATTGAGGATATGCCTAAGATTTGTATAATTTGATAAATGGATAATTCACTCTTTATAGAGTGTTTGACACGAGCTATTATCAAGTATGTGCA from Aquimarina sp. ERC-38 includes these protein-coding regions:
- a CDS encoding IS4 family transposase; translation: MTLRNQGKYVFAQLLTFLPKRTFNGIVNKYVRHFSCWNQLLCMIFRQLTNCDSLRDLVVTLDAHNKKSYHLGIGRRVTRSNLAKANQKRDYRIFEDFAYNLITIANAKLSDQNPNTGQKIYAFDSSTIDLCLSVFQWAKFRKSKGRIKLHTLFDIQTQIPSFIHVTPANIHNVKAMDLLIYEVGAYYVFDRGYLDFERLYKITKCAAYFVIIAKANFKFKRMYSDKANKAKGVLCDQIGKLTGFYTSKNYPDKLRRIKYYDSENKRTFVFQTNNMEATAEHIALLYKKRWQIELFFKWIKQHLKIKSF
- the tnpA gene encoding IS200/IS605 family transposase, whose translation is MSGQRVNGHTVSRLTVHIVWSTKYRYAVLIGDVQRKCRELLIQVCDAEGVQILKGVVSKDYVHMHIEYRPSQDISSLVKKLKERSSRRLQQEFPELHKRYWGRHFWAIGFGCWSTGNITDTMVNEYLKHHRKSGNDSGNFILE
- a CDS encoding transcription termination/antitermination NusG family protein, with protein sequence MSQKGEALFYIYSIFYFSYVNQLIQIDKPMSKNFKSGWYVLYVQLCHEKKVHNLLEENQLESFLPMIKTVREWSDRKKTIFKLLFLSYFFVKVSSSLEHHKSLSVDGAYRYVHFG
- a CDS encoding chlorinating enzyme — its product is MKIDLTAEEKKKFFEQGFIGPFKLYEPKEAKNIFKQIRIKSADTSNTLHNNPLNYDRHFDISELTNHICHPGIVDRLSSIMGEDVILWRMEYFPKYPGSKGTEWHQVQDYSYATGKPQLIPTDTTSGIPFDLTVWTCFTESTRKNGCLKLMPGSHNKMFFDETKKPSEGRNKLYTAVDSDTGFYGYNFSDFKVDNNWQPDESKAVVMEMEPGECVIFSARCMHSSFPNTSERSTRFAVACRYVQSHVKVYPDTNEFRAHGSDFDLSRWGCVQVSGVDKYGHNKFRTDNNLGQPFPVLEPTK
- a CDS encoding thioesterase II family protein codes for the protein MSVTLICLHYGGGNRFSFLKLKEFLDQSIEMKSLEIPGHGKRLNEPLLTDLELIAKDVFEQIKPILDDNEYILYGHSLGGTVLFLVTRLLQTNNFKMPGHLIVSGCKGPKFNHVRSSTCHLLNDEDFKLELKKLGGFPKEALENDELLTFFLPILRADFKAIETYQYKTEEPFKVPITVLSGLNENITLEELESWKDETALSLDFLQFPGHHFFILERFKEIGEIINDISKNKLSESRAIIL
- a CDS encoding SAM-dependent methyltransferase codes for the protein MIKLFKFKDAKEYYESLGDDLVKGRNEKFQNKEKPLWFNVGYWKDSESFEDACKNYADNLFDFGDLKDDCDILDVGYGFGVQDIHWAKKHNIKSIKGVNISPTQVRVARELVEESGLSDVIDLREGDAVSLDFEDKSFDAVIALDCAYHFTTRKDFLKEASRVLKPGGKLVFTDMMPIKEKNSRFGNYLLKLNAIPKENFYPKEHLISFAKSIGFDDAKFEDISQWVFQGAAKFGEQRFKGKNVSDIRVKLNPKDEKKYRRAYNLSGIRRCYMFSMTKEK
- a CDS encoding acyltransferase domain-containing protein, with amino-acid sequence MKSHFLTIPYQSISQLPAISKECIEFLDNNQSLTLDEITNSFFSAFHTAKNKIIVSIDEGNNEVLNKLRCIEEGNYSSVSIYPEFNTVERKKKAFLFTGGGSQYPKMGKELYDNETVFREAIDRCAEIAMNYLEHDIRKVMFSGKTTKKGKLINRIDYMQMALFSYEYAMFSLWSSTGVKPDIVIGHSIGEIIASCVAGIFSLEDAIKLTCLSGQLVENYTKKGQMAVVQGEENVVRGFIKDYKTTIGIAVINSPLQTVISGELNNLKKVLNDLNKSGFETKILKISHAFHSPLMIPALEPYISLIKSIKIKTPSIKMVSCITGEEVDSKVLSIEYWIGHLINPVKFSKGFKKIKTYDIDTFIEVGPNPVLLGIIDEHPDFEADILQISSADMDEPCKFYNSIKKWIVEGGSVDDTSIYKDVIIDIEKFEDFFNNLSKIINTTESNENDALEVNCIKNNVQVRSIVKEEIGSILSIVDLENLPIQKPLKELGLNSIKALKLVKNLSKILHQNITVSNLFDYPTVTSLANFIVSDVNKKTVNVSRIQDKNTDSNVKQYIDEINNMSLDELELELEKELDLLGL